Genomic segment of Polycladomyces abyssicola:
AGTCAGGAGCGAGATGTTCGGGAACAACGGCCTGCGGTGCGATTTTGGCAGTGTCGACGGATTGTTCGGCGAGGTGATCCCGCCCGACGGCCCCTGCTTGGATATGCTGGGACTGGATGGTATCTGGTGCGAGATGGCGTGTATTGACAGCTTGATTCTGGATGTGGGAATCGGAGACGGAGTCAGGAGCGAGATGTTCGGAAACAACGGCCTGCGGTACGATTTTGGCAGTGTCGACGGATTGTTCGGCGAGGTGATCCCGATCGACGGCCTCTGCTTGGATATGCTGGGACTGGATGGTATCTGGTGCAAGATGGTGGGAACTGATAGCTTGCTCCTGGATGTGGGAAGCGGAGACGGAGTCAGGAGCGAGATGTTCGGAAACAACGGCCTGCGGTACGATTTTGGTAGTGTCGACGGATTGTTCGGCGAGGTGATCCCGACCGACGGCCTCTGCTTGGATATGCTGGGACTGGATGGTATCTGGTGCGAGATGGCGTGTATTGACAGCTTGGTCCTGGATGTGGGCATCGGAGACGGAGTCAGGAGCGAGATGTTCGGAAACAACGGCCTGCGGTACGATTTTGGCAGTGTCGACGGATTGTTCGGCGAGGTGATCCCGACCGACGGCCCCTGCTTGGATATGCTGGGACTGGATGGTATCTGGTGCGAGATGGCGTGTATTGACAGCTTGGTCCTGGATGTGGGCATCGGAGACGGAGTCAGGAGCGAGATGTTCGGAAACAACGGCCTGCGGTACGATTTTGGCAGTGTCGACGGATTGTTCGGCGAGGTGATCCCGACCGACGGCCCCTGCTTGGATATGCTGGGACTGGATGGTATCTGGTGCGAGATGGCGTGTATTGACAGCTTGATTCTGGATGTGGGAATCGGAGACGGAGTCAGGAGCGAGATGTTCGGAAACAACGGCTTTCGGTGCGATTTTGGCAGTATCGACGGATTGTTTAGCGAGGTGATCCCGCCCGACGGCCCTTGCTTGGATATGCTGGGACTGGATGGTATCTGGTGCGAGATGGCGTGTATTGACAGCTTGGTCCTGGATGTGGGAATCGGAGACGGAGTCGGGTGTGAGATGTTCGGAAACAACGGCTTTCGGTGCGATTTTGGCAGTGTCGACGGATTGTTTAGCGAGGTGACCCCGCCCGACGGCCCCTGCTTGGATATGCTGGGACTGGATGGTATCTGGTGCGAGATGGCGCGTATTGACAGCTTGATTCTGGATGTGGGAATCGGAGACGGAATCAGGTGCGAGATGTTCGGAAACAACGGCCTGTGGTGCGATTTTGCGAGAAATAACGGCACCGTCAGCCAATTTGTTGCTGTTGATGGCATAATCGATCAGTTTGTCAGTGGAGATGGATTCCGGGGACAACTTGGATGTAGTGATTGAATGATCCGCAATTTTCACTCCAGTGACGGCATTTTCGGCAAGATGTTGTTCCTGCACGATCCCTTCCTGGAGATGGTCGGACTCAATCGCTCGACGGTTAAGATGTTTCGAATGAATGCTTTGTTTTTGAATGTGGTGACTTTGTATGGCCTGATCGTCCACCATATCGGACTGAATGGAACGAGGTGCGATTTTGGATTGGGTTACAGCGTTGTCGGCCAAATGATAATTGTGAATGGCACCTAGCTGCACATGTTCGTTGGTGACGGTTTTCCGTTGTAAATGCTCTGTGGCAATCGAACCGGGCGCGATTTTGGACCGGGTCACGGCACGCTCCGACAGGTGGGATTCGGTAACGACGTTTTCTGACAGATGTTTACTGGTGATGGCTTGATCGATAATCGCTTCGCTGTAAACGGCATCGGGCGCGATTTTGGAAGCCGTCACGGAAAAGTTGGCCAAATGATCGGTTTTCACCGCTTGAGGAGTTAAATGATAATCGTGAATGGAAGAAGCAGCCAATTTATCGGCGTGAATCACTTCATCATCCAGTTTGTCTGCAGTGACGCTCTTATCTTGCAGTTTGGAGTTTGAAACGGATTGATCTGCCAGTTTGGCGTTAGTGATGCACTCGTTGACCAACTGTCGCGAATCGATCGAGCCACTTTTGATTTTATTTCCAGTAATGGATTCATCAGCCAGATGGTCGGTTTCCACATGGCCCTTGACCAAGTGTTTGGAAGTGATGGATTGCTCTTTGAGTTTTCTGCCGTCAATACTGCGATCAGCCAGCTTATCTCCCGTGACGCTGTTTTCCTTTATGTGATCGGCATGAATCGCTTCCTTTCGGATTTTATCGCTGGTAATGGCATCCACCGCAAGGTGATGCTCCTTGATTGTACCGGAAGCAATTTTCTGACCAATGACAGCTCCGTTGGCGATCTTGGCCGTGTTAACCGCGCCGTCCACCAAGTGATCTTCCTTGATGGACTGGTTTTGCAGTTTAGAACCGTCAATCGCGCGCAGTGCAATTTTTTCCGCAGTGACAGCGCCGTCGGTAAGATCATCCGTGTAGATGAAGGCTTTGGTCGGCTGGGAAAGTTGGCGTTGCTTTTTTTGTTGTTGGACCGTTTGTTTCGCTGTGGGCAATACGCCGTCGGAAGACGGCGACTCCATCGGCTTTTTGTCCATTTCCTTTGTTTTCCTTATTTCTTCCTGTTCTTGTTTTATAATTTCCTCCAACACCTCCTCGTCAGCAAGTTCGCTGAATGTTCTCGATGGAAAAATCGGTTCCCCTTCCAACATACGAGACTGGATTTTTTTGTTGGAGAGGCTTTTGGATCTCTTTTTTCTCACTCGTCTCTCCATCCTTTCGCATATAGAGTCAGTCGTCTATAGGTATATTCATCAGGGGTGAATGTGGAAACCGTTGAACTGAAAAATGGGTGGTAACAAACGGTTTAAATTGAAGATATAGGATTAATATTGGATTATTATACAAATATTTGCTTTCATTAGGCGTGAATGGAGTATATTACATAAAACTAGCGTGGGCATTTATGTTACCATAGACAAGGATTTTGGGATCATCCTGAAATCTAGAAAAAAGGGAGTAGGAGAAAAGGAGGATGTCATGCGTTTTCAACGAGTGTTAAAAAAGTCGTTGCTGTTGGTGACTGCAACGTTGGTAACGGTTGTGGCATTGCCCGTTGGGATCGGTCATGCCGCACCGCAACAGGTTACGGTGACACCGTCCAACGCAAATGCATACAGCATGGTCCAAAAAATATTCCTTCAATATGGAAACGATGGAATATTCACTCATAATAATGCTCAGAAACAAGCGATTGCTCAGCGTCAAACCGTTCCACAAAACAACAAACCAGCTCAAGCGAATCAAACCGAGTCGACTGCTTCCCTGGCTGACCGGATTATCCAAACTGGGGAAAAATACCTGGGGACTCCCTACAAATATGGAGCACCGTCCGGCCAGACTCGATACTTTGACTGCTCGTTGTTTGTACAAACGGTTTTCAAAGAGAACGGTATCAAACTTCCCCGTTCTAGCAGAGAGCAAGCGCGGATGGGTACGTATGTGCCACGGGGCCAACTGCAAAAAGGGGATCTCGTGTTCTTCACGGCTGGCCGTTCGGACGGGCAGATCGGTCACGTGGGAATTTACGCAGGCAACAACAAAATTCTGCACACGTACGGACCGGGTGGGGTGCGTTACGACAGCATGAGTACCCCCTGGTTGGACAAGACGTATGTCACGGCACGCCGCGTGATCCGATAAGAAGCGGACAAGCCCTTTGTTCCCAGAACAAAGGGCTTTTGTTGTGGATGCGTTTTATCGAAGTCGGATCACCCCGTCACTTCCGAGGGGTCCCAATCGCCGCCTGCCAGCCACAAGGTCGGCTTGCCCGTGGGGCCGAGGAACAGACGAAACGCCACCAATCCGGAGGAGAAGCACAATTTGAGGCTGGGGGTGTTATCACAGGCAACGCGGGTATATACTTTCCCCAGATCGTCGATTGCGTGACCAAGTAGGGCTTCCCCGATCCCCTTTTTTCGAAAGGCGGGATGTACGGCGATCATCGATTCGTCCAGCCCGTAACGCCCAAAGACGATGATGCCGATGGCCTGTTTGTTTTCAAAAGCAATGGAGACAAGTGTGCCTTCCGGATATTGTTCGCCCGATAGTTGTTGAAGCCAGCGAAGCGCTTTGTGCGTGATTCGTTTTTCTCCGTATTTCCGGAAAAAAGAGAGGATTTTGAGGCGGTGTCGAGATAATTGCCGGGGTGTGAGTATTTGTATATGCACGGCGGTCATGCCTCCTTACTTTGCTTGAATCCGCTGAGATAGAGACAATAATGGATCAATCGAGCCAAGGACAGGTGCCGAATGTCCGGTTCGTCGAATTTCATTGGTTTGGCATTGGCTTCGAAGAACCATAACCGCCCGTTTGGTTCGATCCCCAGATCCATCGACATTTCCCCCAGGTTGCATCGTTTTTCCGCCTCGATGTGGCGGGCGATCTTGAGTGCTGTCCGCTCGATCTCCTCACGGATCTCGGCCTGGCGCTCCCGAAATACGTTCCTTAAAACTTCATGAGCGGGTGCGATGGATCCACCCATGGGAACATGCGTGGAAATGGCCTCTAATCCGGCAACGCGAATGCCCAGGCCAGTGACTTGCCAGCATCCGGCTCCGTCTTTTTGCAACAACAGTCGCAGGTCAAATGGACTGTTGTGGTAGGTAGCCAAGGGAATGCCCTGTTGCAGGATGTATTTTCTTTGTTTCGTCAAGCTCTCCAGCAATCGCCGCAATGACCTGAAGTGAGTTTCATGGTATCGTTTCTTGCCATTTTTCGATTGTTGGATCACTTCATAACCTTTCGGCTCGCGAATGATACGGATCATATCCAACCCTGCCTTGCCGTCGACTGGTTTCAAAAACAGGATGGGATGGCGCCGAAATAAATGACGGCATTCGGTTCCGTTGCCCCATTGAACCGTTTCGGGCAGATAGAGTTGAGTCTTTTCGGATTTCATCAGGTATTCATACAACGTCCATTTATCGAAGAAACCGGGGTTAAACAGTTGAATCCCGGGCGTCTCCAAGAAGAATTGAATCGCGTCCTGCTCTTCATGACGTTGTTCCGAAAGGCGGTCGGGGATGCGGTTGTATACAATGTTGGGCATGGGCATGGTAGCCGGAATCCAGTGTGTTTTCTCCCCGTGATCGTCCAACAGAAAGCACCGTACGGAGGAAGCGTGGGGATGGATGCCGTGGGGGGTAACGACGAAAACAGTCACACCGATCTTGCGCCCCATCCGAATAATGTCAATAAAATTGCGCTTGTTTCCCCGAAAGCCGCGATTCCCACCGGAGGTGAGGATGGCGACGAACGGTCCGGCTCTGTATTCGTTACGGCTGGTGGGCATCACCCAGGCGGGTGTGTATCGAGTGTTGCTACTGTCGGTTCTTCTCTGTACGACGGGAATTTTGGTTTTCCAGCGCGATCCCAAAACAACCGACAATTGTTCGGGCAACGGTTTCGGCGAGTACCGCGGATGAGGGATGAACGCAACGGGGATGGTCGCATTTTGCCATGCCAACCAACCAGCATTCGCTAACGCCACCGATCAACATCCTCTCTCACACAAAATTGGCGAGTCTCAGGCTGTATTCTGTGATGTACCGGGCCGATTTGCGGCCGGCATCACGTAGGTCGGGGTGGAGAAAAATGTGGCGTCCCGGCTTGGCGTTGACCTCAAACAGCCATATTTGATGATTTCGATCGACGCCGATATCCAGTCCCAACTCGCCGAGGGGACCGTCAATTTGCTTTTCCAATACTTGAGCGATGCGAATGGAGGCTTCGTGGATCTCTTCTTTGACAAATTGCTCCTGATCACCGAATATCTTTTGCATCAGCGTGGAGGTGGAAAGCAACTGACCACCGGTTCGCACATGGGTGGTTACACTGCCGAAACCCGCCACTTTGGTGCCGATTGCAACCACCTGCCATTGACCGGATTTGTCTTTGTTCATATGCACGCGAAAGTCGACCGGACGATCTTCGTACTTGATCAACCGAATGCCTTGTTGCACCAGATAACGTTCAAAACGGTGCAATTGCTTGCCGAAATAATATAAGATCAGCTTATCGAGTGAATGAAAACGGTGCAGGATATTTTTGTCCCCTTCGCGGAACCGGCAGTAATATCCGTTTGTCGGATGCCAGGTGATACGAAAGATACCGAGGCCCAGGCTGCCTCCGCTGGGCTTGAGATAGACCATTTGGTGTCGATTCAGCATTTCCTGGATTTTATCGATGGATGGGCAAAGAACGGATTCAGGGATGAATTGAGCGGTTAGCGGATGATTGTGGAGCAATTCGTGAATGGACCATTTGTTGAAAAATCCTTGGTTGAAAACACGGCAAACGGTCAATGATTTCAACCGGGTAAGACATTGTTGGACGTGAGGCAATGATTCGGATTTGCGATTGGGTACGCGTTCATAAATCACATCGGGGAAAGGGGCTGTTAGTCGTTCCCAGTGAAAAGGCCCCATCTTGTCTTTTCGGAGGAACCAACCGCTGATCACGCCGCGCTGCCAATCGATCATTTCCGGAGTGAAAACATAGAAGTACGGTTTTTCATCCTGTCCGGCGACGAGGAAGTTGCGGAACAGTTGTGATCGGTTGCCGAACGGTGAAGCGGTGGAGCCAGTATAACCGGTTGTCAGTATGGCAAGAACCGGTCCAATTTTGATGCACCGATTTTGGAAAGTGACCCGTACCTCGCCGAAGTACGGAATACTGAGTTGTCGGGCGGTTGCAACCGGAAGATAAATGATCGGTTCACGCCGCCTAATGCTGATCACCTGTGTGATCAGCATTTTGTTTCCCAAAGAAATTTTGACGGATTGCCCGTTTTTGCATCCCCATTTTTCCATCAGCGGTTGTGTGAGGATGACGGCTTTGGTTGGGGCATTGGACAAAGGAAGAATGCGGCAGATAATTGAACTCATCGTGACCCTCCTACTTGCCCGTCCAACAGAGCCCGGGCATATCGCATCGGTAACTCAATGGAACGACGTCGGATTTCTTTCTCACCGGTCAGCAGGAATACGCTGCGTCCAGGCTTGGAATTGACCTCCAACAGCCAAACACGGCCCTGGGGATCGACACCGACGTCCAAGCCCACTTCCACCATGCGACCGTGTCGCGCCTCGATCTGCATCGGCACTTGAGTAGACAACCATTCCAGCCTCTCCAGGATATGTGTTCGAAGTTCCGGTTCGTATTGGCGGGAGAAAAACCATTCGGCCTTAACAGCTTTCCCTCCCCCATGAAGATTGGACGTCAGTGTTTGCGGTTTGCCTACGCGAACAGCCATGCCCGTTCGGACCCAATCTCCTCTTTCACTTTTTTGTATCAGGATCCGAACGTCGAACGGTCGGCCATCTGTGGTACACAGCGGCAGATACGGTTGAACTACGTAACGGGTGCCTTGAGTGAATTGGGATATCCACTGCTCCATTTGGGAACGGTTGACCAAACGGTCATCAAACGTTCGATTGCCGCGTGTGCGCCCGTGTACGCGAATGCCGTCTTTTCCGGGAAGGATGGCCGCTACTCCTTGACCGTGACTGCCGCCATTGGGTTTGATCACCGCGGAACGGTAGCGCCCTAGGATCGTGTATAAATCTTGCATGGTCGTAAGACGTCGGGTTTCCGGAAGATGAGGTCGAAGATCGGGATCTTTGGCCAGAAACAGATAGGTTTGCCATTTTCCGCCCAGCGGCCGCCCCAAAAGGCGGATCTGGGGATCGGTTGCCAGCCTGTTGACGTAGGGTTTGTAGTCCAGATAGTGACGAGCGTTGGTATAGTAACACCGATCGTAAATCAAGTGGGGAAGCGGGTAGATTGCAGCGATCCATTGCCCTCGTCGAGTAGAATAGTGCCATGCTGAAACCGAACGCCGTGCCCAGTTGACGTCTTTGGGGCAAAAGACGATCACCCGGATTCCGACCTGCTGACCTTCCCGCGTCAATTGTTTGAAATAGGCGGTTTCATGAAAAGGCGGGGTTCCGCGCGTTTTACAAACGGTGATCCCCAGGGTGGGCGTTTTGTCATGATCACCGCTCATCGGGCTTTCCTCCTGACAGGTTTGGTTTGCGGTGTATGTTTCATATTGCGGCGCTTCTTGGCGGCAGGAACTAAACCGCAGAGGTGGCAAGTGTAATCAATCAGCCGGGAGACGGACGGCCGTGTGGTCAGAGTGGGATTTGTCACTGTATCGTCCGTTTTGGACGGTTTGGAATTGATCTCCAGTAACCACAGTTTTCCCTGAATATCCAATGCCAGGTCGATTCCCAGTTCTGCGTAGTGACCGTCGGCCAACTGCTCGAATGTCTGGGCGATCTGTATGGCTTTGGCGCGAAGCTGGGCGGGAGTCGGCTTATTGGGAACCTGCAGGCTCAGCAGCACTTCTCCCGCTTTGCGTAACGTTCCGCCCCGAGCGAGATTGGATACGATGTCCTGATCATTGGCGACGCGTCCCACCGTGGACGTGACCGCCCATTCGCCGCGAATGTTCTTTTGCACCAAGACGCGGAAATCAATTGGACGCCCATTCTCTTTGACCAGCGTCAATCCTTGTTGAATGATATAGGGAGACCGTCTGATACGTCGTCGCAGGCACTTCATCGCTTCCGGGATTGAACGTACCGTTTGCGTCAGATTGCGCGTCGCAGATGTGTATTGGCACGTGATGCCTCCACCATGGTTGGTGACGCGAATAATGCCGTTTCCCAGGCTGCCATTGGTCGGCTTCAGGTACAGACAGGGGTATTTCATCAACATGATCCGCAGGATATTGGGGGAAAAAGGATAAGTTTGAGGCAACATGGTTCGAATATCCGGGTCCTGTTTTAAAATGTCGTACACTTGTTGTTTGTCCAGAAAACGCTCGTTGAAAATAGAGACATGATGCTGATGGCGCAGTTGCTGGATTTTTTGTTGCAGTTGCGGTTGCGCTTCGATGCGGCGGGATGTGATCCGGTTGTATACCACATCGGGCAGTGGAAGCAACGCCTTTTGCCACTGATTTTGCTCGTATACCCATCCCCGAACCGTTTTTTTCTCTAAAAGGATTTCTTCCGGTCGGAGGACGGCCACGACAACACCGCGATTTTTGCCGGCGAGGGTGCATTCCTCCAGGAAGCGGGTCATCGCTCCAAAAGGCTGGTCAATTTCGGTTTCCTGAACATGTTGGTTGATCAGGATGCCGAGAATAGGTCCGAATCGTAACACGCGTCCTTGCGGATCATATCGTACATGGGTGGACAGTTGTTGTGTCAGATGGAGGCGATGCGCCAGCGAAGCGCTGATGCGAATCAGAGGGCTTCGGGTTTGGGCCAATGCGACGAGACCTGTTCCGACGGCCGAACCGAAGGCGGTCCAGATGGTGTGCTGCTGGAGATGGAGCTTTCGGGCCAGATGACGGCTGATGACCATGTTCATTTGCGGGGGAAAGTATCGGTTCGGCACGATTTGAATTTGTACGCGATGTTGCCCCATGACGATCCCCTTCCGCTGTATTTGGCTAATGTATCGTATGTAGGCATGTATATGCGGGTGAAAAAAAGGGGCTTGCCTCCGGACAGCCTGCGTGGGCAGGGAGGGACTTTG
This window contains:
- a CDS encoding WIAG-tail domain, whose amino-acid sequence is MRKKRSKSLSNKKIQSRMLEGEPIFPSRTFSELADEEVLEEIIKQEQEEIRKTKEMDKKPMESPSSDGVLPTAKQTVQQQKKQRQLSQPTKAFIYTDDLTDGAVTAEKIALRAIDGSKLQNQSIKEDHLVDGAVNTAKIANGAVIGQKIASGTIKEHHLAVDAITSDKIRKEAIHADHIKENSVTGDKLADRSIDGRKLKEQSITSKHLVKGHVETDHLADESITGNKIKSGSIDSRQLVNECITNAKLADQSVSNSKLQDKSVTADKLDDEVIHADKLAASSIHDYHLTPQAVKTDHLANFSVTASKIAPDAVYSEAIIDQAITSKHLSENVVTESHLSERAVTRSKIAPGSIATEHLQRKTVTNEHVQLGAIHNYHLADNAVTQSKIAPRSIQSDMVDDQAIQSHHIQKQSIHSKHLNRRAIESDHLQEGIVQEQHLAENAVTGVKIADHSITTSKLSPESISTDKLIDYAINSNKLADGAVISRKIAPQAVVSEHLAPDSVSDSHIQNQAVNTRHLAPDTIQSQHIQAGAVGRGHLAKQSVDTAKIAPKAVVSEHLTPDSVSDSHIQDQAVNTRHLAPDTIQSQHIQARAVGRDHLAKQSVDTAKIAPKAVVSEHLAPDSVSDSHIQNQAVNTRHLAPDTIQSQHIQAGAVGRDHLAEQSVDTAKIVPQAVVSEHLAPDSVSDAHIQDQAVNTRHLAPDTIQSQHIQAGAVGRDHLAEQSVDTAKIVPQAVVSEHLAPDSVSDAHIQDQAVNTRHLAPDTIQSQHIQAEAVGRDHLAEQSVDTTKIVPQAVVSEHLAPDSVSASHIQEQAISSHHLAPDTIQSQHIQAEAVDRDHLAEQSVDTAKIVPQAVVSEHLAPDSVSDSHIQNQAVNTRHLAPDTIQSQHIQAGAVGRDHLAEQSVDTAKIAPQAVVPEHLAPDSVSASHIQEQAISSHHLAPDTIQSQHIQAEAVGRDHLAEQSVDTAKIAPQAVVPEHLAPDSISASHIQEQAISSHHLTPDTIQSLHIQAGAVGRDHLADHAVTTAKIASQAVVSEHLAPESISGSHIQEQAISSHHLAPDTIQSQHIQAEAVGRDHLAEQSVDTAKIAPQAVVPEHLAPDSISASHIQEQAISSHHLTPDTIQSLHIQAGAVGRDHLADHAVTTAKIASQAVVSEHLAPESISGSHIQNQVVGARHLAPDIVQSHHIQAGAIGRSHLADHAVATAKIASQAVVSEHLAPESISGSHIQEQAVSTHHLAPDTVQSHHIQAGTIDRDHLAEQSVDTAKIVPQAVVSEHLAPDSVSDAHIQEQAVNTRHLAPDTVQSHHIQTGTVGRDHLADQAVTTAKIAPQAVVPEHLAPDSVSDAHIQEQAVNTRHLAPDTIQSHHIQTGTVGRDHLAEQSVDTAKIAPQAVVSEHLTPDSVSDAHIQEQAVNTRHLAPDTVQSHHIQAGTVGRDHLAEQSVDTAKIAPQAVISEHLAPDSVSDAHIQEQAVNTRHLAPDTIQSHHIQAGTVGRDHLAEQSVDTAKIAPQAVVSEHLTPDSVSDAHIQEQAISSHHLAPDTIQSHHIQAGTVGRDHLADQAVTTAKIAPQAVVPEHLTPDSVSDAHIQEQAICSHHLAPDTIQSQHIQAGAIGQDHLADHSIGVEKLAFDPSLMFGGNNLRAGIQGFTLHEGKDAVLIEVPVTPALETDEYIVVAMTNHPYCTASLVSRSRQAFTIHVQRNWEDHQLVQGFFFWIATLPTSSTALSKIPQSDRNSLEGSKESEIIAMISQTPSQSKVSEDVTHDTPPETDDLPVTNSNQSYSTNDQLSVEDISAASDVETKTPDQEKGITEGESTETDATQDEPSQTDESDEDYGTFEW
- a CDS encoding YheC/YheD family protein: MALANAGWLAWQNATIPVAFIPHPRYSPKPLPEQLSVVLGSRWKTKIPVVQRRTDSSNTRYTPAWVMPTSRNEYRAGPFVAILTSGGNRGFRGNKRNFIDIIRMGRKIGVTVFVVTPHGIHPHASSVRCFLLDDHGEKTHWIPATMPMPNIVYNRIPDRLSEQRHEEQDAIQFFLETPGIQLFNPGFFDKWTLYEYLMKSEKTQLYLPETVQWGNGTECRHLFRRHPILFLKPVDGKAGLDMIRIIREPKGYEVIQQSKNGKKRYHETHFRSLRRLLESLTKQRKYILQQGIPLATYHNSPFDLRLLLQKDGAGCWQVTGLGIRVAGLEAISTHVPMGGSIAPAHEVLRNVFRERQAEIREEIERTALKIARHIEAEKRCNLGEMSMDLGIEPNGRLWFFEANAKPMKFDEPDIRHLSLARLIHYCLYLSGFKQSKEA
- a CDS encoding YheC/YheD family protein, which gives rise to MGQHRVQIQIVPNRYFPPQMNMVISRHLARKLHLQQHTIWTAFGSAVGTGLVALAQTRSPLIRISASLAHRLHLTQQLSTHVRYDPQGRVLRFGPILGILINQHVQETEIDQPFGAMTRFLEECTLAGKNRGVVVAVLRPEEILLEKKTVRGWVYEQNQWQKALLPLPDVVYNRITSRRIEAQPQLQQKIQQLRHQHHVSIFNERFLDKQQVYDILKQDPDIRTMLPQTYPFSPNILRIMLMKYPCLYLKPTNGSLGNGIIRVTNHGGGITCQYTSATRNLTQTVRSIPEAMKCLRRRIRRSPYIIQQGLTLVKENGRPIDFRVLVQKNIRGEWAVTSTVGRVANDQDIVSNLARGGTLRKAGEVLLSLQVPNKPTPAQLRAKAIQIAQTFEQLADGHYAELGIDLALDIQGKLWLLEINSKPSKTDDTVTNPTLTTRPSVSRLIDYTCHLCGLVPAAKKRRNMKHTPQTKPVRRKAR
- a CDS encoding YheC/YheD family protein, with amino-acid sequence MSGDHDKTPTLGITVCKTRGTPPFHETAYFKQLTREGQQVGIRVIVFCPKDVNWARRSVSAWHYSTRRGQWIAAIYPLPHLIYDRCYYTNARHYLDYKPYVNRLATDPQIRLLGRPLGGKWQTYLFLAKDPDLRPHLPETRRLTTMQDLYTILGRYRSAVIKPNGGSHGQGVAAILPGKDGIRVHGRTRGNRTFDDRLVNRSQMEQWISQFTQGTRYVVQPYLPLCTTDGRPFDVRILIQKSERGDWVRTGMAVRVGKPQTLTSNLHGGGKAVKAEWFFSRQYEPELRTHILERLEWLSTQVPMQIEARHGRMVEVGLDVGVDPQGRVWLLEVNSKPGRSVFLLTGEKEIRRRSIELPMRYARALLDGQVGGSR
- a CDS encoding YheC/YheD family protein, yielding MSSIICRILPLSNAPTKAVILTQPLMEKWGCKNGQSVKISLGNKMLITQVISIRRREPIIYLPVATARQLSIPYFGEVRVTFQNRCIKIGPVLAILTTGYTGSTASPFGNRSQLFRNFLVAGQDEKPYFYVFTPEMIDWQRGVISGWFLRKDKMGPFHWERLTAPFPDVIYERVPNRKSESLPHVQQCLTRLKSLTVCRVFNQGFFNKWSIHELLHNHPLTAQFIPESVLCPSIDKIQEMLNRHQMVYLKPSGGSLGLGIFRITWHPTNGYYCRFREGDKNILHRFHSLDKLILYYFGKQLHRFERYLVQQGIRLIKYEDRPVDFRVHMNKDKSGQWQVVAIGTKVAGFGSVTTHVRTGGQLLSTSTLMQKIFGDQEQFVKEEIHEASIRIAQVLEKQIDGPLGELGLDIGVDRNHQIWLFEVNAKPGRHIFLHPDLRDAGRKSARYITEYSLRLANFV
- a CDS encoding GNAT family N-acetyltransferase; translated protein: MHIQILTPRQLSRHRLKILSFFRKYGEKRITHKALRWLQQLSGEQYPEGTLVSIAFENKQAIGIIVFGRYGLDESMIAVHPAFRKKGIGEALLGHAIDDLGKVYTRVACDNTPSLKLCFSSGLVAFRLFLGPTGKPTLWLAGGDWDPSEVTG
- a CDS encoding C40 family peptidase, with the translated sequence MRFQRVLKKSLLLVTATLVTVVALPVGIGHAAPQQVTVTPSNANAYSMVQKIFLQYGNDGIFTHNNAQKQAIAQRQTVPQNNKPAQANQTESTASLADRIIQTGEKYLGTPYKYGAPSGQTRYFDCSLFVQTVFKENGIKLPRSSREQARMGTYVPRGQLQKGDLVFFTAGRSDGQIGHVGIYAGNNKILHTYGPGGVRYDSMSTPWLDKTYVTARRVIR